The following proteins come from a genomic window of Streptomyces sp. NBC_01716:
- a CDS encoding MbtH family protein, with amino-acid sequence MSTNPFDDPEGRFLVLVNDEGQHSLWPSFAEVPGGWKIVLAENSRDRCLEFIETHWTDLRPRSLAASTDG; translated from the coding sequence ATGAGCACCAACCCCTTCGACGACCCCGAAGGCCGTTTCCTGGTCCTGGTGAACGACGAGGGGCAGCACTCGCTCTGGCCGTCCTTCGCCGAGGTGCCCGGGGGATGGAAGATCGTCCTGGCCGAGAACTCCCGTGACAGGTGCCTGGAGTTCATCGAGACCCACTGGACCGATCTGCGCCCCCGGTCCCTCGCGGCGTCGACGGACGGCTGA
- a CDS encoding alpha/beta hydrolase-fold protein, with protein MRLAADEDNAFAAFGLPGEPGTDEFWAAARTPVSVPADDGGWLALFLWRGSPASVVFESWSDPVPLRRWRGTDCWYAEVPMPARLRVTYQLLAGDAAFADPFNPDGAGGDRSVAAAPDSPPQPHWPAIGTDDVLPLPRTRVRWSSERLGGRRTVRVHPAGGGGPVVLLLDGDDWLYLHPAMAAFDSAVASGEMPPATLVFLPAKDREAEFGCRPELWEAVRDELLPLVAETGVPADLDRLVVAGQSLGGLSALYAALEFPDLVSRVACQSGSFWWTPEAMAQADPLGGPVGGTLAERLRELPDLSGLRCAFDVGEHETAMLPHCAVTETLAEEAGATVRVSRSPSGHDRVGWRHALVRDVAWALG; from the coding sequence ATGCGCCTCGCGGCCGACGAGGACAACGCCTTCGCCGCTTTCGGACTGCCCGGCGAACCGGGCACGGACGAGTTCTGGGCGGCGGCGCGGACGCCCGTCTCGGTGCCCGCCGACGACGGCGGCTGGCTGGCCCTGTTCCTGTGGCGCGGATCTCCCGCGAGCGTCGTCTTCGAGAGCTGGTCGGATCCCGTTCCCCTGCGCAGATGGCGCGGGACGGACTGCTGGTACGCCGAGGTGCCCATGCCCGCGCGGCTGCGGGTGACCTACCAACTCCTCGCGGGAGACGCCGCGTTCGCCGATCCGTTCAACCCGGACGGCGCCGGCGGTGACCGGTCCGTGGCGGCGGCCCCGGACAGCCCTCCTCAGCCCCACTGGCCGGCCATCGGCACCGACGACGTCCTGCCCCTCCCCCGTACCCGCGTCCGCTGGAGCAGCGAACGGCTCGGCGGACGGCGCACCGTACGGGTCCACCCGGCGGGCGGCGGCGGGCCGGTGGTCCTCCTGCTCGACGGGGACGACTGGCTGTATCTGCACCCGGCCATGGCCGCGTTCGACTCGGCCGTCGCCAGTGGCGAGATGCCTCCCGCCACCCTGGTCTTCCTGCCGGCCAAGGACAGAGAGGCCGAGTTCGGGTGCCGGCCGGAGCTGTGGGAGGCCGTACGGGACGAACTGCTGCCGCTGGTGGCGGAGACCGGCGTACCCGCCGACCTCGACCGGCTGGTGGTCGCCGGACAGAGCCTCGGCGGGCTCAGCGCGCTGTACGCGGCGCTGGAGTTCCCGGACCTGGTCTCCCGGGTCGCCTGCCAGTCGGGGTCGTTCTGGTGGACGCCCGAGGCCATGGCTCAGGCGGACCCCTTGGGCGGGCCGGTCGGCGGCACACTCGCGGAGCGCCTGCGGGAGCTCCCCGACCTGTCCGGGCTGCGGTGCGCGTTCGACGTGGGGGAACACGAGACGGCGATGCTGCCCCACTGCGCGGTGACCGAGACCCTGGCCGAAGAGGCCGGTGCGACCGTGCGCGTCTCCCGGTCGCCGTCGGGCCACGACCGGGTGGGCTGGCGGCACGCCCTGGTCAGGGATGTCGCCTGGGCGCTCGGCTGA
- a CDS encoding ABC transporter ATP-binding protein, whose protein sequence is MTRGTVLMGLYQAGETAFPIALGLIVEHTMQDRSPRALGLSIAALAVIITTVSLSWRFGMRTLQKANTTEAHRWRVRVAECGLQPVARDVDLKSGEVLTIATEDADQTADIVEVVPLLISSLVAVVVAAVALGMADIRLGLLVIAGTVAILSILAVMSRRIGASTREQQARVARAGAKVADLITGLRPLHGFGGNHAAFLSYREVSSDAKRQAITVARVNGAYAGTALALNAVLAAAVTLTAGWLAFGGRISIGELVMAVGLAQFIIEPLKLFSEMPKYVMMARASAERMALVLSAPPVTTPGAERPAPGGDLEIDCVRYGSLRQLKFQVPAGEFVAIAVYQPRAAADLASVLAVNVPPDAYEGTVRVGGQAITDLSVEAVREHLLVNPYDAEIFAGTLRTNIDPSGTSPMVPEAVEASMLTDVVALHRDGLDYGVRDRGANLSGGQRQRLSLARALATDSDVLVLHDPTTAVDAVTEQLIARNIAKLRRGRTTVVLTSSPALLDAADRVLVLDDGAITAEDTHRNLLATDEEYCLAVAR, encoded by the coding sequence ATGACCCGCGGCACGGTCCTCATGGGCCTGTACCAGGCGGGGGAGACGGCCTTTCCCATCGCGCTCGGCCTGATCGTCGAGCACACCATGCAGGACCGGAGCCCCCGGGCGCTCGGTCTGTCGATCGCCGCGCTGGCCGTGATCATCACGACCGTGTCGCTGTCGTGGCGGTTCGGCATGCGCACCCTGCAGAAGGCCAACACGACGGAGGCGCACCGCTGGCGGGTGCGGGTGGCGGAGTGCGGACTCCAGCCGGTGGCCAGGGACGTCGACCTGAAGTCCGGCGAGGTGCTGACCATCGCCACCGAGGACGCCGACCAGACCGCCGACATCGTCGAGGTGGTGCCGCTGCTGATCAGCTCGCTGGTCGCGGTGGTCGTCGCGGCGGTCGCGCTGGGTATGGCCGACATCCGGCTCGGTCTGCTGGTGATCGCGGGGACCGTCGCGATCCTGTCGATCCTGGCCGTGATGTCACGGCGGATCGGCGCCAGTACGCGGGAGCAGCAGGCCAGGGTGGCGCGGGCGGGCGCGAAGGTCGCCGACCTGATCACCGGCCTGCGCCCGCTGCACGGCTTCGGCGGCAACCACGCGGCGTTCCTCTCGTACCGCGAGGTCAGCTCGGACGCGAAGCGCCAGGCGATCACCGTCGCCAGGGTGAACGGCGCCTACGCGGGCACCGCGCTGGCGCTCAACGCGGTCCTCGCCGCCGCGGTGACCCTGACGGCCGGCTGGCTGGCGTTCGGCGGCCGGATCAGCATCGGGGAGCTCGTCATGGCCGTGGGCCTCGCGCAGTTCATCATCGAACCGCTCAAACTCTTCTCGGAGATGCCGAAGTACGTGATGATGGCGCGCGCGTCGGCCGAGCGCATGGCGCTGGTGCTGTCCGCGCCGCCGGTGACGACCCCGGGGGCGGAGCGTCCCGCCCCGGGCGGGGACCTGGAGATCGACTGCGTGCGGTACGGGAGCCTGCGTCAGCTGAAGTTCCAGGTGCCGGCGGGCGAGTTCGTGGCGATCGCCGTCTACCAGCCGCGCGCCGCCGCCGATCTCGCGTCGGTCCTCGCGGTCAACGTCCCCCCGGACGCGTACGAGGGCACGGTACGGGTCGGTGGGCAGGCCATCACGGACCTGTCGGTCGAGGCGGTCCGCGAGCACCTGCTGGTGAACCCGTACGACGCGGAGATCTTCGCGGGTACCCTCCGCACGAACATCGATCCCTCGGGCACCAGCCCGATGGTGCCCGAGGCCGTCGAGGCGTCCATGCTGACCGATGTGGTGGCACTGCACCGCGACGGGCTGGACTACGGCGTCCGCGACCGGGGCGCGAACCTCTCCGGGGGACAGCGCCAACGGCTGTCCCTGGCCCGCGCGTTGGCCACCGACAGCGACGTGCTGGTCCTGCACGATCCGACGACGGCGGTCGACGCGGTCACCGAGCAGCTCATCGCGCGCAACATCGCGAAGCTGCGGCGGGGCCGTACGACCGTCGTGCTCACCAGCAGTCCGGCGCTGCTGGACGCCGCCGACCGTGTCCTCGTCCTGGATGACGGCGCCATCACGGCCGAGGACACGCACCGGAACCTGCTCGCCACGGACGAGGAGTACTGCCTGGCCGTGGCGCGGTGA